The Arvicanthis niloticus isolate mArvNil1 chromosome 19, mArvNil1.pat.X, whole genome shotgun sequence sequence GAAAAGGGTACATGTTTAATCATGAAAAGCCTGGCCCCTAAACAAATATGAAATGTGCAGacatttgatgtgtgtgtgtgtgtgtgtgtgtacaatcaaAGTTCAATTGGAAATATAAACACATACTAAAGGATTTAATCTACCAAATCCAGGACTACAGATGGACAAAAGAAACTCATACCTCTTATCATATAACCAGGTGTTCTACCTCAGCATTGGGCATTCTAACACTGAACATTTACAACCCTAAAAATATAGGCTGCAAATACTTCCCTTACCTTAAGGCACTTCCTTTCAGGACATCTCTGCCAAGTTGACAACCCCAACCACTACTGAAGGTCTCTGAATGAAATATAAATTGAGAGCTACTGTATCACTCACTTGGGGTATTGGCTGCACAGGTTTGTCCAGTAAGCCTCCCACATAGACCGTGTTGGGAAACAGAGGACGAGCAAAATCCAAGGCAAAGTCAGAGTTGACAAACCACAGCTCAGCTTTCAGTAGAAGGTCAGACAAAACTGGCCGAGGGCCTTCTGCAAAATGTTCCTGGATAGTACTGTCATATTGAGAAAGTATTTCCCTTTGCTTCATGGAAAAATCAAAGAACATAAGGAAGTTCTTCACTCGGCCCCAGAAGTCCATTTGGTCAGTTAGACCAGAGCCATACACTGGAACATAGGACAAGGGGCTTGGTAACCCAACGTCCATAAAGCTAAATTGCCCAGGATAAAAAGACACAAATCGTTTCCCAAGCTTTTCAACAACCAGTAAAGAACAGAAATCTAATGAATTAAGAAGTACTAGGTCAAAGTTCTCATTTTGTAAGAACTCCATGATGTTCTTTTTGCTTAATAAGTGACTGCATAAGTTGCCAAAGTTTCGATAAACCTTTACAATTGTTTGATGTCCGAACctgtaataaacaaacaaacaaataaatggaaaaatattttgagatttttttcatattctctaGAATGATGTTATACTCAATGAAAATATTCTGCAGCTAGACAAATACATAACTATAACTCCAACACTCTGgtaatggagacaggaggatcaagtgtGTAAGGTCACTCTAACATTGTGACATTGAGGCCAGCAGTGCCTGAACTAGATAAAATTGTGACTCACTTAGagaaaaatgatttctaataTGTTTTTTGAAAAGAGGTTATGTagcctgaattttttttcttttattctatttaaaGATAGACAATCATTTGTATTACTTCCTATATAAGCAttattgcttttataaaataaggtatattttttaattaaaagcaaagcagacacacagaaagtTGTTCTACAGGTTCTTCCCTCTTACAGGgagatatttatttctttacttcttaGTAATCTTTGCTCatccggggggtgggggggggagagaattcTAGGTGACAATGTAGCATCACTCTTCCATCTCAACCACAGATCTTCAAGAAAAACTTCAGCTTTAATCATTCTGGTGGAGGTGTTGCTGCTTCCCAAAATGAACCCAGTTCCATCACATTTCCACTAAGGATATAATACCCATTCATCATCAATATGAGTTTGATCCCTTTTGTCTTGGAAACCATCATTGATTATAGTACATCTCCGAGGATTGGTCACTATATGCAGGTGTATAATGCTCTTTAACTCAGGTTATATAATGAGTTTTTGAGTCACTATATTGTTTTCCTGCCAATCTGTATAAGTAGCATAATTACAGCTCTTCTAATCCTCAATAATAAAGTTATTTCTTTTAATCATCTGTATATCAGCTTGGATATTTTGTCCCATAAAGAGAGCATCCCAATGATAATATTGAAACTAGGCTAAATATGTTTCAACTTTCAGCCTAGAACTTAAACAATTAGAAAAAACAAAGTATATACCTAATGATTTTTGTCTGTTGTATGTGAAACCtaaatttaaatttgtgtgtgtgtgtgagagaatgtatgtgtgtatgtgtgtatgtgagtgtgtgtgtgtgtgtgtgtgtgtgtgtgtatgcgtgcgatGTTTGCCTTCTTAAGTCATGAAATTAGAAAAGAGGCAGTGAGATGGTGGGaaagacatcaagagagatgcAGGTGTCATGAAAAAGAACTGTGGAGTAAGAAAGCAAGGTACCACTaaaaataatcacacacacacacacacacacacacacacacacatcgaaaCATGTTACTTTGCATGCCAGCTTAAAATACTAATGGAAAATATATGTGTGATTGGAAGCTTACTATTAGAATTTCTAACTCTTATTGGTCCAAAGTTTCACTGAAGATTGTGCTAAATTTTAGTCATCCTAATGATAACTCCTACCAGTAACCCTTTTCAGGAACCCTTTCAAGTCAATACTTACAAGATAGATAAGAAACCTGGTAAGATGAGCTAATGTACCATGTCAATATGTATCAAAAGATCCACAAAATGATAGTCCAGGAGCATCTTTGCTTTCAGACTCAACTTCAATTCACAGTACATCTGCTTTGTAATCAAGAATTCATCTCTCAGAGATTTGGTGCTCAATACAACTGTGTAGATGACACTTAAGAGGACTCCTTAGTAGGAAGTCATTATCAGCGCTCCTCCTGTATAGTTAAAGGAGTTCTCACTGGACTTTGAGTTGGTGTCTATGGCAGGCACTAGGGAAACATCGCCTATTCTTTCTAATCTCTTTACACTGCCAGGCAAACTTGCTTTCAACATTGTTTATCATGATGCCACCAGCCAAGCTGACTGTTGTTGATGTTATGTGCCAAAACTTCCACAACTGTGACCCAAATCAAATTCTTTTCAGTCTAAAGCCACCCAAATTCAGTTATTCTGTTATACTAATAGAATGTAGGGCAACACAAGGCATAATTCTCTAAAATTATTGCCAGTATTCCAGTTAAATTTTTTATGTAATAATTGCCAAATAAATGTAGTATGTGCTggataaatttctttaaaatacacgGTTTAAAGAGAATCAATTAGAAAATTCCAAGAAGATTCTGTTCTCAGCAACTTGACTGTATCGCACTTGCAACTTGAATCATTCCTCAAGAGTTTGTGCTTGAAAAgaggatatacatatatacatatatacatatatatatgtatatatatgtgtgtgtgtgtgtgtgtgtgtgttgtgtgttttaaATGTGTAATATAATAACCCAATTTGAACTACCCCTCAAGAGTCCAAACTTGAAATAAAGTtacaatatatatgtttaaatatgtataaataaaaaccCAATTAGACAATTAGACTAAGGTgcaatttgacattttttttaaatatataatgaaagaaGTATGGTCTTTAAATGTCTGTAAATAAGAACATTTCCTGGAAGAATTATCTATAATCACAACCTTGATTTTTAACTTGAATTTTCAAAACTggataagagagagagatgaatggaaTTAACTAAAAGACACATCTGTACATGTCATACCTGTGGAAGGCAAGGGAGGTTCTGCACATCCCATATAAGGTCTAAGCCTCAGGCTCAGCTGTATAACATGGTCAATGAAAGTTTTTAAACTTACCTGTGGTTATTGGTTGTAAATTCAATGATGACCAAGCTACAATctatagaaccacagaggttaggtatagagtaagggactagtAGGCACAAATAGATCCCCTtaagaatagaaaaatagaatagacAGTTCTGTGTGGAAATAGGATGCTGGACAGTAGGATCAAGTCAGAAGTGAAGAGTGATGATGGAGGGAATACAAGGAGacacagctaaaattaagggggCATTGAGGGGAAtcatggaaacctaatacagtagactctttctaaaatatacatatataaaggcaATCTAAttaaaattgccaaataatgtGGTAGATAGAGTCctgactggccatctcttgtcacaaaATGAGCTTCCAGTACCATAATTGGGTTACATCTAAATGATTTGTTAGCCAAAGAGGTTCCAAAAGAATCCTCAAACAACCTAGGCAATTGCTAAAACTGTAGGATGCTCTCGACAAATTGGCAGCAGGCTCTACTGCAGAAgaaaacacctacacaactcactgaacatggagaaattgaTCTGCTGACTATATATAGTCTAAGTTCAAGCATCATTGGTATGGGAACATACCTTGTACACTACCAAAATAGAAATGAGCCAGCCACAAACCCATTGATCTTCTATGCTGTCCTGCCTGAAAAATATGCTAAGAAAATAATAGCACAAAGCTTGTGTGAGTAACCAACCAGTAACTTTAGATTTGACTTTAGACCTTCTTCACTAGATAAAACCCATATACAACATTGTTTGGGTGACAAAGGATTGACTCTAGATATTTTAGAGACCTAAGGTAAGCCAAAAAATATTggtctaaaaaaaccaaaacaataaaacattagCCAGGAGTATAATGACACCTAATGAcgttctgctatactcatagattggtgccttgttcagccatcatcagaaagCTTCCCCTTGCAGCaaataggaacaaatacagagacccacaggcagggATTATACCGCAGTTAACCCTAAATGGGAAGTTTgcatcaaatctctctctctctctctctctctctctctctctctctctctctcacttcagggctcagagaaccctgagaaagaggaggaagaaagagtgtaagagccaaagaAGATGAataacaccaagaaaacaaggctttctaaacatgagcaaagctcatatgaactcagagagactgaggTAGCATGTACAGAGCCTGCATCAggtcatatgtatacatacatacatacatacacatacatacatacacatttacacacacacacacacacacacacacaaacacacatatattagtTGAATGTTCCTATGGGACTTCTGAATGTAAAAGCTAGTGAGACTTGGGTTTTTACTGAGGCGCTTttcctttggttgtttttcttaTCTAACTCTGATGTgatagttttggttttattttatcatatttaaatttcttatattttattattatcccttagaaacctgtttgtattctaatgaaaTACAGAGAGGTAGTGGATCTAGTAGGGAGGtattgggaggagtagagggagggaaaactttgatcagaatatattatgtgagaaaaatactTTCATGTATTCAAGAGAGTTTGAAGTGCaaatttctggtttctctaacaagtcagttgtgtcacatgatgtttttctggaagcataTTTATGacaggatgttttgctgaagcagaaatGTAAGAGGGTATAGAATGCTCTGCTGGAGCAGATGGTTAAGAGGGGacataatgtttaaaaaaatacaaataaaactccACAAACATGAGAGAATACCCttgcattggttcgccttgcagTGCTTTGCTGGGTTTTACTGATTTCCCTTGTCTTAACCTCATAGAGAGAAACatgccaaagaacttctcttgGTATTCTGGCTGCTTCCTGCCACCTCCTTGAACTCATGCTCATTCCTCGAAACCTTAAGCTTTCTTATAGGTAAAGCAACTGCTCTTGATTTGCCTTCAGTGTTGGCTGATTGGAGTGGACTACCACTACTGATTCATGTTCAAAATTgacccaaagaactatttctaaacaagtctACATTTTCTTATTAACAAACTTTTTCCCTATCTTTGTTGAgcaggctagaagggaggttgaagcatttaagaatccttattaaagtaggttttgaaaatgtTAAGCCTATAGGAGTCACCTCTATTAGTGAACTTGCATAAGAAAGTGACAAAGTACTTTGAAGAAGGTGGCTCTTCTTTCCCTGAGTAGAGAAATTAAAGTGACAGGACTGGCACAGATGACAGGAAACTTGTTGACAGGCAACTTGTAGATAATAAGGCCTAAAGGCCCACCTTTCACTTTCTAGAAATTATTCTGTCCCATAGTTTATCTAGCTACAAATCATCTACCATGCACAATTCAAGCACATTCATCCCAATAACCATCAACTCATCCAATCATCAATTCGCTTAAGCTCACTCAAAGCATCATGTATCTATCATATACTCACTTTTAAGTCTTAATTAGCAAAACTTTGGTTCAAAGAATTGAAACACATTATGATAGATACATGATGCTTAAAGTCTTAATTAGCAAAACTTTGGTTCAAAGAATTGAAACACATTACCTGTCATATGTTATTTCTTCTCGAAGGAGACGCTGTCTATTATCAAATTTCTTTTGCTGATCTTCAGGCAGATGCCAATTTATAACCTGGTATGATggtttttcctttctaaaatctAAGAAAGAACCAATtgagtaaaatttaaatttatcataATATACCATACATTATTAGGGtgataaaaacaattattttaaataatgtcacATCTTtgtaaaaatatgatttttgttttccagtGGATCTGCTTTTCTttgaatctatttatttatatactaatcatatttattgatattttaaaataattcaagaaTTTTTATAGAGTCTAGATAATGAAAATTCTGATAATAGCTTTCATTTAAAGACTAAGCTATTATTTTCACTGTACAATAAGAAAACTCAGAATGTAAACATTCTAGATTGATGTAATTCATcaactttgtcaccatattttgTTAGCGTTTGTTGTTAAATACAAGTGAGTTTGATTGCAGTTCTCTGTGttgcaaaaaatattaaaatgaaatacttgAAGAGTTATTTTGCTTGGTTACTTTTAGTTGCTATGCATTTCATgtttatggttttttgtttgtttgttgtttgttttgtggtagaGTCATGTGCAGTAGCCCAATTGGCTTCAACTCACAAACCTACTTCTTGAAGCTGCCAAGCACTTTTAATATAAGCACATGCTAACATAAACAGAttttgccttgtttgtttgtttgtttgtttgtttcagtaagTAAAAGGGCTCCACCTTCAGTCAAaatgccaaattaaaaaaaaaaaaaaagaaaggatggaagataagaagaaaggaagaaaaaaagaaggaaggaaggaagaaaaaaggaaggaaggaaggaagggagggagggagggagggagggagggaggaaggaaggaaggaaggaaggaaggaagaaggaaaaaaagggggaTAAGTCTGCCAATCCCAACTGGCCAGTCTGGCTCTTCCCCCTTATTACTCATGCACAATGAAAAGTCTGAGTCCattttgaggttttgtttctgaaaatttCAAGTTATATCGCtcattttgcagaaaaaaaatcctcaatcCAACCTCTCTCTTGCTATTGATGAGAATTTCAAACCAAGATAAGTAGGCCAAAAGCAGAACTCTCAAGTGATCTTCACTAAAGAGTTTCAGTGATTTGTATTTAAAGACAGACTATAGGGTTGGgaacttcctttcatttttcttggcTCATGGGACACAGTCCCACCCTAACACAGCATCTCAACTCAGTCATGATTGTAGATTCCTGAAAAATGCCCTTTTCATTCCTATCGATTACATTTATAcagatttttgaaaatgctattAAAAGGTTGCATGGAAAAAAGAAACTCTCAAAATTGCCATAAGGGTGGTCATTCTTTTTGAGGATGTTGGTAGGCTCCTATAAACTTAGAAAgtcacacacaattaaaaagagaaataaaggaaagacaaaaaaggagactaggagagagagatggagaacagTTAAAGGAAACTAAAGATGATACAGGAGACGCACGGAAATCTACGACTTTAGAAGataattttaaaggaagaaacgAAAATATCAAAGTGCCACTGAAATGGCTCAGCTGATTCAGGCACTCACTGCCAAGTCTGATGGcccgagtttgattcctagcactcagaTACTGgaaactcttgcaagttgtccctTAATCTCTACACGtgagcatgtgtatacacatacttACAGTCTGTAAACAAATTTGCTGTCACAATCATgcataaaacaacttttaaattgtttaaacaGAGGTGTCATGTATACGTAGATACTGCTGTCCTCAGAAGTCAAGAGTGATCAAACAAAAAGCCCCAGTGCTAATGTGGGAAACATTCCTATGAATTGCCGATTCAGAATCTTATGAACCATTCAAGACAGCATAGGCTGTAGCCATTGCTCTTGAGTGCCCAGCAGAACTAGATAACAATGCTGAGGTCACCACAGACTTTGGTTGTAGGCAGAGCAAACACAAGTTGGAATTGACTTGAAGCTGCCTCCCTTCTGGCCAGAAAATTCTACACAGGCCAGTAGGGGGCAAAAGTTATCAATGATTTTACAAAATGATGGACCTTCCATGTTAATATAGTGACCTGCAGGGAAAATGTGCCCAATATGATGGAGGCAATCATCTACCTTCTGCCTGGATTTAAAGCCTGTTGTACAGAGAAAAAATAAGTCCCCAGCATTGTAAAACTCCTTAAAAGTCCATGACTAGGGAGGCCATATTCTATATGGAAGAAATTACTACTTTCATTTCACTAAATGGACAAGTTTTTCAAATCACCTTATAGATATACCCATGTATTATAAGTGTTGCTCTCAGCCTTCATTAAAGAATTTCTTTGTACAGCAAACTACAATAAATGCAAAGAACCATGATTGCTCAGTGTGCTGAGGACAAGTGTTtgttgagtgctcagccctaaaaaGAGCACCTATCTCCATCACTCTCTAAGGGACTCAGATTACATAACACAGGAGGAGATGAAAATCATAAAAGAGCtagatggagggaagaagggtcACAAAACTCTGTCTCCTGAACATGCCACAACTGCCTTACACTCGACCTCACTACAACTGTGATTGCCTATACTGGACCTGACTTTTAACCAGAATCAGGAATGATTCATGTGACTCTGACTTTGTTGGTGAACTACTGCTGACTGTCCATGGATGCTGGGGGATGGCCATTGTCATCAGTGGTTTGACCCCTAGTGAGCTTCCTACTTTTGATCCTGAGAATCACTCAgaatcaggttttttttgttttgttttgttttgttttgttttgtttttatacactgactatcctgaaactcaggaggtggagaagaaagacaagaaaaataaatgatattattTACTACAAAAGAATTTCGAAACCATCCTGGatgggtctagcaatacaatagatgcaaatggtcaaggaacaaacaagacaataaacacaaatagtcaaagaaaaagcaaagcattaaacccaattacatgaacactccctggatcactgtttctaagggcttatcaggatgaccaaagtatctgaggcTAATTCCCTGTCATAGTCCAAGGTCatattcatgtctgaagcctattccTTGTtccagcctaaaatttagattcctgtctaaaattacccctttgttctagcctaatatttaggttcctgcctgaaatttcttctttgttctagcctaagatttagattcctaccgaaaattacttcttcattctagcctaatgtcagatttctgcctgagacttatttccttgtccttggccaatgtcatattatTGCCAAACatcccatttctttgtccttgtcctgtgtcagattcttgccaagcagccccaaaggctcttcccctcttttcgtttttaatttcattaataagactgagcctgtattaggtcattctgacaagaatgccttcattaCCCATTACAGAATATGCataatcaaaagcaatgcacttctatcttaggttaTTAAGGCtatgtacagaatcttacccatttttggcttgccagcctgtgaTCATCCAAAGATTGGGCAGAATCACCTGAATAACCCTTGATGGTCTTTCACTGCATTACAACATGAAAGTGTCATGTGTGGGTTCAAAAGGCACAaggcaaaagagaagaaagatgccAGGGAAGGGCAGATTCATTCTTTCATAAACATCTACCAAGCTGAGAACTAATCCACCCCTAGGAAGACAATGTAATTCCCTTCAAGTGTTTACCCTCATAGGCCAGTCAGAATTTAGTAGACCAGActcaaatagagaaaaaattattCAACACCATTACATCAAGAACCCTGATTCTAGCACATTAAGGTTTGGGGTACATACTGTAATCATAATCAACCTAAAGCAGGAAGTAAGTAAAATACAGTAGTATATCATAtgcagccaagactacatagtctgtttagatctataaaacacacatacacacacaaacacacacatgcacacattaacATACCATAATTTACCACTCATAAAGCCAACTACAGACATTTTGTCTACCAGTTGTATGCAAAAGcaatcatttattatttaagtaATTTATTGTAATAATTGATTTCAAAGATACCTGGGTGGTAAACCGATTCATAAAGAAGTTTGGTCACATTGTGGCCACTGTCATGAAGAACTTGTGACACACAGCTCATCGCTATATAATGGCTTGCACCTAGAAACAATACATAAAGTTCATTTTTGTGGAGATTAAGGACAATGGTTCTGATGATCATAAACAGCTGAAATAAAGAAATCCGAACTAAGTGTAAAGGCACAGAATGGCTCAGGATGCCTAGAAAGAAACCAACTACTCCACACCCTCAGCTACATTGTAGGTAATACCAAAACATGAACCCAGAGCTTTAGTCAGTAGCAATCATTCACCAAAGATCTGAAGGGCAGGCCTGGAGAtatgggtcagcagttaaaagAGCTTCCTGTTCTCATAGGGGACTTGGGTTCAGATTTCAGAATTCACAAATGGCTCAC is a genomic window containing:
- the LOC143435060 gene encoding UDP-glucuronosyltransferase 3A2-like; amino-acid sequence: MGLWLAHFYFGSVQDCSLVIIEFTTNNHRFGHQTIVKVYRNFGNLCSHLLSKKNIMEFLQNENFDLVLLNSLDFCSLLVVEKLGKRFVSFYPGQFSFMDVGLPSPLSYVPVYGSGLTDQMDFWGRVKNFLMFFDFSMKQREILSQYDSTIQEHFAEGPRPVLSDLLLKAELWFVNSDFALDFARPLFPNTVYVGGLLDKPVQPIPQVSDTVALNLYFIQRPSVVVGVVNLAEMS